From Scleropages formosus chromosome 25, fSclFor1.1, whole genome shotgun sequence, a single genomic window includes:
- the LOC108921424 gene encoding transducin-like enhancer protein 4 → MFPPSRGPSRGPPPLVPIAQLSSSSRSSASAHPPSRSPQSEKLTLPELLERIKDECRELQTQNHSLKVEVEKLLREKSEIQRHYVMSYERSYGLNVEMRRQTEISKRLNRLCSQMIPYLPREHQQRLLLSVESAKQVSAADVSVGLGGLPIPLPPPPHPHPILPCLPFLPRHQAPAHETPGPDTLLAHCRGPVLCFVFPLTSALDVFLSRCTKDSELQLCRTPRERGGAGSQSNETSGHPNGHLADQHHRLKRCKTELGSPVDFESPSEPPRPPGGGGGERLPQTSCLCFPPQSGNANKNNDQLGEVKDRAALHSSSSSCENTLDQESSAEASLSSLASSLSSWTPCDGREPSLSEKSGTPSIKSDTLVSLETFSPIRNASALSRVAPDMTLRDLVVNVSPPLPAEGAPLQGASRSTPHEVNGEVGGALVYREGMDLLSPQLSSGMGYNPSPRVGFKSPHHWRSFGLPACMYSAASRKQSYSFLVKGDGQVQPIGFPANPLVCPDVPRHARQIHILPHGEVVSAIAISTSSHQVYTGGRGCVKVWDITKPCSRNPVSQLDCLNRDIYIRSCKLLSDEQTLIMGGEDGTLSIWDLTSPTPRIKTELTSSASSCYALAISPDSKVCFLCSSNSGILVWDLHNNTLVRQFQGHVSGASCIDIANDGVKVWTGGLDRTVRCWDLREGQQLERRDFPSPVLSLSYCPTGDWLAVGMDNSWIDMMHVSNPDKYRVHLHESSVLSLKFSNSGKWFASTGKDNLVHICRSPYGVNVFQAMESSSVLTCDISRDDQVMVTGSGDKVATVYEVLF, encoded by the exons CCCCCACTGGTGCCAATTGCCCAGTTGTCATCCTCCTCAAGGTCCTCTGCCTCGGCACACCCACCTTCCAGGTCCCCTCAGTCGGAGAAGCTCACTTTGCCCGAGCTTCTGGAACGTATCAAGGATGAGTGCAGAGAGCTCCAAACACAGAACCACAG TCtgaaggtggaggtggagaagctgcTGAGGGAGAAGTCTGAGATCCAGAGGCACTATGTGATG TCCTACGAGAGGAGCTACGGCCTCAACGTGGAGATGCGCAGACAG ACAGAGATCAGCAAGCGGCTCAACAGGCTGTGTTCCCAGATGATCCCCTACCTGCCAAGAGAG CATCAGCAGCGGCTGCTCCTGTCCGTCGAAAGCGCCAAGCAGGTGTCTGCAGCAGATGTCAGCGTAGGCCTAGGG GGCTTGCCGATACCCCTACCGCCACCACCACATCCTCACCCCATCCTGCCTTGCCTGCCCTTCCTGCCCAGGCACCAGGCCCCCGCCCATGAGACCCCCGGTCCCGACACCCTCTTGGCTCACTGCAGAG GTCCTGTACTGTGCTTTGTGTTCCCACTGACCTCTGCTCTTGACGTCTTTCTGTCTCGCTGCACAAAGGATTCGGAGCTCCAGCTGTGCCGGACGCCGAGAGagcgggggggggcg GGCTCTCAGTCTAATGAGACCAGCGGTCATCCTAACGGTCATCTGGCAGACCAGCACCACAGATTGAAGAGATGCAAGACAGAACTTGGGTCCCCTGTGGATTTTGAGAGTCCTTCGGAACCGCCCCGACCccctggggggggcgggggcgagAGGCTCCCGCAGACCTCCTGTCTCTGTTTTCCCCCTCAGAGCGGCAATGCTAACAAGAACAATGATCAGCTGGGTGAGGTTAAG GACCGTGCAGCCCTgcactcctcttcctcatcctgtGAGAACACCCTGGACCAGGAGAGCTCTGCCGAGGCCAGCCTCTCCTCCCTGGCGTCCTCTCTGAGCAGCTGGACTCCGTGTGACGGCAGGGAGCCCTCGCTG AGCGAGAAGTCCGGCACCCCATCGATAAAGTCCGACACTCTGGTTTCCTTGGAAACGTTCTCCCCCATCCGCAATGCTTCTGCCTTGTCCCGCGTAGCCCCTGACATGACCCTGAGGGACCTTG TCGTGAATGTGAGCCCCCCGCTGCCGGCAGAGGGAGCCCCGCTCCAAGGTGCTTCGAGATCGACGCCCCACGAAGTGAATGGAGAAGTGGGTGGGGCTCTAGTGTACAGGGAAGGGATGGACCTCCTGTCACCCCAGTTGAGCAGCGGCATGGGATATAACCCTTCTCCCAGG GTTGGGTTCAAATCGCCCCACCACTGGCGCTCCTTCGGCCTTCCTGCCTGCATGTATTCAGCTGCCTCTAGGAAGCA GTCGTACTCTTTCCTTGTGAAGGGGGATGGACAAGTACAGCCCATCGGCTTTCCTGCCAATCCCCTGGTGTGTCCAGATGTCCCGCGCCACGCCCGGCAGATCCACATCCTGCCTCATGGAGAGGTGGTGAGTGCCATTGCCATCAGCACCTCGTCCCACCAGGTCTACACTGGTGGTAGGGGCTGCGTGAAGGTGTGGGACATCACCAAGCCCTGCAGCAGGAACCCCGTCTCCCAGCTGGACTGTCTG AACAGAGACATCTACATCCGTTCCTGTAAGCTCCTCTCAGATGAGCAGACCCTGATTATGGGAGGTGAAGATGGGACCCTGTCCATCTGGGACTTGACCTCACCCACACCACGCATCAAGACAGAGCTGAcctcctctgcctcttcctGTTATGCTCTGGCCATCAGCCCTGACAGCAAGGTCTGTTTCCTCTGCAGCAGCAACAGTGGTATTTTGGTCTGGGACCTGCACAACAATACTTTAGTCAG GCAGTTCCAGGGCCACGTGAGTGGGGCCAGCTGCATTGACATTGCCAACGATGGGGTCAAGGTGTGGACTGGGGGGCTGGACAGAACAGTGCGCTGCTGGGACCTGAGAGAAGGGCAACAGCTGGAACGGCGCGACTTCCCCTCTCCG GTTTTGTCCCTGAGCTACTGTCCTACGGGAGACTGGCTGGCTGTGGGCATGGACAATAGCTGGATAGACATGATGCACGTCTCCAATCCCGACAAGTACCGGGTGCACCTGCACGAGAGCAGTGTGCTGTCGCTCAAATTCTCCAACAGCG GTAAATGGTTTGCAAGCACAGGGAAGGACAATCTTGTGCACATCTGTCGCTCCCCTTATGGAGTTAATGTCTTCCAG GCGATGGAGTCCTCCTCTGTGCTCACTTGTGACATCTCTCGGGATGACCAGGTCATGGTCACAGGCTCTGGGGACAAGGTGGCCACGGTGTACGAGGTGCTTTTCTGA